A part of Miscanthus floridulus cultivar M001 chromosome 6, ASM1932011v1, whole genome shotgun sequence genomic DNA contains:
- the LOC136461345 gene encoding WAT1-related protein At4g08290-like, whose amino-acid sequence MASSPTTVREVASEGVAAPTAPARKGEVKRSSPTARETTMLSLSMVAVQVIVVGMLLLSKLTLSAGMSPFIILVYRNMIAAAAVAPLAVYFEREMWKEINWSVCCWIFANAAFGDVLAMGLYFYGLRTTSAAYSSIFLNLIPIATFVTAIVLRAENLALGQWPGKMKLLGALLCVGGTMLAPAANATGAHHNMVVGTLWLCGSCMSYALYFIVQKIRCYIFHLKEIYIGSERHAKGSVGRSRERGSM is encoded by the exons ATGGCTTCTTCGCCGACGACGGTGAGGGAGGTGGCGAGCGAGGGAGTGGCTGCGCCCACGGCGCCGGCGAGGAAAGGGGAGGTGAAGCGGTCTTCGCCGACCGCACGGGAGACGACCATGCTGTCGCTCAGCATGGTCGCCGTTCAGGTGATCGTCGTGGGGATGTTGCTGCTCTCGAAGCTCACTCTCAGTGCTGGAATGAGCCCCTTCATCATCCTTGTGTACCGCAATATGATCGCGGCAGCCGCCGTCGCCCCTCTCGCCGTCTACTTCGAGAG GGAAATGTGGAAAGAGATAAACTGGTCTGTATGCTGCTGGATTTTTGCAAATGCTGCGTTTGG AGACGTCCTGGCAATGGGCCTGTATTTCTACGGGCTGCGGACGACCAGCGCTGCTTACTCTTCTATCTTCCTCAACCTGATCCCAATTGCCACCTTCGTCACTGCGATAGTGCTACG GGCTGAGAATCTAGCACTGGGACAGTGGCCAGGAAAGATGAAGCTGCTTGGCGCGCTGCTCTGCGTCGGCGGAACCATGCTG GCACCTGCAGCCAACGCGACGGGTGCTCACCACAACATGGTGGTAGGTACCCTCTGGTTGTGTGGCAGCTGCATGAGCTATGCACTCTACTTCATCGTCCAG AAAATAAGATGCTATATATTCCATCTTAAAGAAATTTATATCGGGAGCGAGCGACACGCCAAGGGGAGCGTCGGGCGGTCACGCGAGCGAGGGAGCATGTGA